The DNA segment CGGTCTCGATGTCCACGGAAGAATCGCCGACGAGAAACACATCTGCAGGCCGCACACCCAGCGCATCAGCGAACCTCAAAGCGGAATGGGGCGACGGCTTCTTGTCTTCTTCACTGGTGCATCCGCGTATGTCAGAGAAGTACTTCCCCATGTTGAGTTCGCTCACGAGTCGAAGCGTCAGGTCGTGCGGTTTGTTGGAGAGCACAGCGGCAGCGGTGTGGGTTGCGCGCAGCAACTCCAGCATTTGCAGTACGTTAGGGTAAGGCCTCGTGTTTGCGGCGCAGTGGGCGGTGTAGTGCGATACAGCCTCTCGCACCAACACGCGCACGGTCTTCTTGTCCGCTTTCGGGACGGCGCGCCGGCAGAGTGTAGGCAACCCATCGCCGATCCATGAACGAACGTCGCGCGAACGGACGGTGCTCTCTCCAATCTTCATGAGTGCGTGGTTCAGCGCATGTGTGATGTCGAAC comes from the bacterium genome and includes:
- a CDS encoding HAD family hydrolase, yielding MKRTHAFIFDLDGTLVDSLFDITHALNHALMKIGESTVRSRDVRSWIGDGLPTLCRRAVPKADKKTVRVLVREAVSHYTAHCAANTRPYPNVLQMLELLRATHTAAAVLSNKPHDLTLRLVSELNMGKYFSDIRGCTSEEDKKPSPHSALRFADALGVRPADVFLVGDSSVDIETARNADMIAVAVTWGFTDRSALLAAGPDFLLDDPAEIPQLPRKKK